ATTCTGTTAGGTCGTATGTGTTTCCATGGCTTGTTACTTGGTCTTATTCTATAAATGAGACATGTATTACTTGCAAAATAACAACTAGTCTGATTTTGGCAAAACTAAGCCCAAGGACAacatggttttttttttgttattcATATCAGTTAATTCTAGCTATCAAGGAATTAAGGACTTAATGTGGGGTCCATTGGTCTCCTCAAAGCTCCACTTGGATAAATAGCTTGGTTTCTCGTGGTGGTCCGCGCCCTTGGTCCTTTCTTGTTcccgagcatatgaacaacaTCTATTCGTGTCGAGATGGTTCAACAAACATGCAGACCTGAAGCAAGCATACTGTGCTGGCCGAGATGGAGTACGGGCTCTGGTGTCGGGGACAATGCCTAGACAAATTCTTGGAGGAAAGGTGGAACATGTAAGCTCTCGAACGACGAGGCAATTGAGTTGATGctgtttttgaattttgaacttaGATCGTGCGACAATGGTTTCTTCTTTTAATATTAGAACAGATTAATTGTAAAATGTACTACACATAAAATACCCTTCACGCTAAAATATACAACACATAATCTTTGCGTAGTAGTACTATTATCGATCTGGACCACTGGATTTTCTTCTGATCTACCGTCAAATAACTCAAAAAATAACGTGTATCAAGTCCAACACCTACACTACGGTGTGCAAAGCCTAGTATGCACTAATGCAGGTGCAGGTGCAGCTGCAGCTGAAGAAAAGTCCACAAGATAAACCTCCTCCATGCTGCCTCAGTCGATGGGGTCGAGGAATTCGACGATTAGAACTCCGATCAGCGCGCCCACCACACTCCCTGCCACACAGCTGATGCTGACCGGCACAATCCAGTCCGGGAAGAGGGCCATGCAGCAGCGCAGCCAGCCCAGATACCCGACGCACGCCACCGTGCTCGGCAGGACGGCAGCAGCACGGTGTCCACCACGTACACGGCGAACGGGGCCTCCTCCGACGCCATCTTGGTCACCCATGCACCGCCGTTCGGGTACGACGGCGGCGCCGGCCACAGCGCGAGCGCGCCCCCTTCGTCGCGGACTGTTATGGCTTGGTTCTTCTTCGTCGCCGCGTCCTCCGCCAGCGTGTTCACCGACACATAGTTGAACCCCTTGAATCGCTCCCTGCCGTAGCACGCCGCCACGCGCGCCATGGTACAGCAGGACGGCTACCCGGTCGCCCGCGGCGAGGCTTCGGAACGTGGGATCGAACGCGGTGACGGCCTTGTCGTCGGGGCAGAAGACCGTGAGCCCGCTGCCGCCGAGGAGGTGCTCGTGGAAGATCTCGGCCGCGCTCGCCGTCGCGGCGAGGAGGCCCGCGAAGCTCCCGCAGCCGTTCTTGGACATGAGGTCCACGAGCCCCTGCCACGCCTCGTCCGGGCAGAAGAACGTgagcccgccgccgccaccgacgaGGAAGCGCCGCTGGGACTGGGATATGTCGCTCCCGCAGCCGTTCATGGACACGTCTCGGAGCTTGAGCCGGGGCAGCCTGGCGTCATCGTCGCCGGCGGCGCCTCCAGATACGGCGAGCAGAAGAAGTACTGAAGTAGCGCAAACAGTGCGGCCATCGCTCGCGCGCGACACAAGAGGAGATAACTTGTTTTTACAGGCATGTATCACTTTAGTTTCAAAAAAGTTTCACTTATGTTtcaattattagttttatattagaTAAATGTCAAAAGCCTTACCAATTTTAAAGCAGAGAGTGGATGGTAGATGTGACACCTACACCTACAAGCTCCTTTAAAATCGCCGCTCTCGAGATAGCTAAGTGAGCGTCTACTGCAGCTGGATCAGGTAATatcttcttttccttttttctatttttaatttttcggttttacaAAAATATAATTATTTCTGAAAAAGAAATATAAATTTTTTTCTAGATGTGAACGTTTTTTGaacttgaacaattttaaaatttttaatttttaaaatttaaacaaattttaaaactaaacattttcaaaatttctacaaattttaaaccTAACtattttcgaaatttgaacaaattttcaaatttgaatatttcgAAAGTTGAACATTTTATAATTGAATAGTTTTAAatcttcaaattttaaaaattgaaCAATTTCCGTGTATGaatattttcaaaattttaaaatattcGAAAACTTGAAAAAATGGAAATTTACGAAAATTGAacatttcaaatttaaacattttttaaatCTTGAAACCTGTGAAATAGAAAACCAAACAAGAAACCCAAAAAAAGGAAAACCGGAATAGAAAACTCGACTAGGAAACCGGACTAATTAAGGAAAAAACTGTTAAATAGGCCTGGCCCAAACCCGGCCAGGGGTGTGCGGCACGGAGTAGCCGCCGACCTGGTCGACGTATAGGAATCGCCTCCCCTCGCtgccctctctctctcaccaatCTCTATTCCAGCCCCGCAGCGCGGCGGATTAATGCACGCGCGAGCGCTAGAGCGAGCGGGTTGCAGCCCTTCTGGTTcgggtttttctttttttctatgGTTCATTCTGGTTCTTTCAATTTTCTGGTTTtcgttttcttttttttctttcgattttttctttcttttttagtttccccgtttttcctttttctgcttttttctatttttaaCATATTTTTCTTATTCGAGCAAATTTTCAAATTCAAGCAAAATTTAAATTGGAGCAaatttcaaatttaggcaaatTTTAAATTCAAGCAATTTTCAATTCGAGTACATTTTAAATTTGAGAaaattttcaaatacaagaaaatttcaattttttgtattttttccaATTTAAATATTTCTTATAATCTAAAAGGTTTCAGGCCTGATTTTTCCCAAAAAAAAATCACAATTTGGCTCTTCCGGGAGATATACGAAGTCACACTAGACTTTGCAAATATATCAAGTTGAGGGTCCAATATACCAAGTTTGCTAAAAAAAAATTTGGTGTGGACCATTTATACGAAGGTGCTGGAGCAACAATTTGGAACCAATATACCAAGTTTTCTGTTTATAACAATTCTAGCCAAATATACGAAGGCGGTTGGAGATGCTTTAATGTTGGTATTTTTAGTGGGGCAGAAATTAAGCCTCCCCTTCGGTGCATGTGGCCAAGCCCAAGAAGTGGCTTTCAACTTCTTGTTTGCCAGGCCTAGTTTCCTCCTCCGACATCGTCACGCGGGGTTCAAGATATGGAATTTGATGGCGTATTTGTTGTGCTGCCCTAGCCAGATTCTTTCAGTGGCAATGGATGTGTTGTTAGCAAGCTACGTACTTTGGAGGTCAGCAAAGTTGCTGATCGGCGATAGACCCGCTTCGAGCTCAGGTGAAAAGGTGATCTCTCCACTTTATGTTTGGTGGCTGCCACGGTTGGCGCCGAAGGCGAGTGGCACACGTTGATATTTTGCTTAGGGTTTTCTTCGGTCTAAATTTTCCTTTGTAGATGAGGGTTTCTTTTTTGCATAAGTTAGGGTTCTCCTATCTTTTCAGTTTTGTCATGTTGATGTTTACATGGCTTGATCTTTCCCAAAACAGGCTAATTTGATTTTTCCCAAAACAAGGCTCATAACAAGTTGGTAATTTGTTATTAATCCTAATTAATTTATCAATTAAATCTGTCTATCAAGAAATTAAGAACATAAGCCGGGATCAAAGAAGAGGCTCCTCTTCCGGCCAAGACTGTGACGTGAGAGTTGGAGCAGATGGAGCTTTCCAACGTGTAGGCCATCAGCTGATCATGTGGAGCAGGTCGAGCTCTCGAACAGGGAGGCGAGTCAGTTGATGCTGTCTTTGAATTTCGAAATCAGATCGCAAAAGGATGAATGGTTTCTTTTTCTAATTCTAGAATGGCTTAATTGTAAAATGTAGCCTCGATTTTTCTCTAATTCTAGAATGGCTTAATTGTGTACCAAGTCCAGCACATGTACACATACGGTGCCATGCAAAGCCTAGTATGCACACTAATGCAGGTGCAGCTGCGTAAAATTCCACAAGATAAACACCTCTTCATGGAACAGGGTGTCTTCCGTGCATCCCTGCTAGCTGCCTCAGTCGATGGGGATGAGGAATTCGGCGATAAGAACTCCGAGCAGGGCGCCCACCAGCCCCCCTGCGGAAGACATGATGCAGATCGGCATAATCCAGTCCGAGAAGGGGGCGATGGAGCAGCGCAGCCAGCCCAGATACCCGATGCACGCCACCGTGCTCGGCAGCAGCACGGTGTCCACCACGTACACGGCGAGCGGGGCCTCCTCCGACGCCGTCTTGGTCACCCATGCACCGCCGTTCGGGTACGACGGCGGCGCCGGCCACAGCGCGAGCGCGCCCCCTTCGTCGCGGACTGTTATGGCTTGGTTCTTCTTCGTCGCCGCGTCCTCCGCCAGCGTGTGCACCGACACATAGTTGAACCCCTTGAACCGCTCCCTGCCGTAGCACGCCGCCACGCCATGGTAGAGAAGGACGGCTACCCGGTCGCCCGCGGCGAGGCTTCGGAACGTGGGGTCGAACGCGGCGACGGCCTTGTCGTCGGGGCAGAAGACCGTGAGCCCGCCGCCGCCGAGGAGGTGCTCCTGGAAGATCTCGGCCGCGCTCGCCGTCGCGGAGAGGAGGCCCGCGAAGCTCCCGCAGCCGTTCTTGGACATGAGGCCCACGAGCCCCTGCCACGCGACGTCTGGGCAGAAGACCGCgaacccgccgccgccaccgaggagGATGCGCCGTTGGAAGTGGGATGTGTCGGTCGCGTTGGCCGTCACGTTGAGGAGGCTCACGAAGCTCCCGCAGCCGTTCATGGACACGTCTCGGAGCTTCAGCCGGGGCAGCATggcctcgtcgtcgccggcggcGCATCCAGATACTGCGAGCACAAGAACTAGCACGAACAGTGCGGCCATCGCGGGCGCGCGCGACACAAGAGGCAGTGGAGCTGGACGCGTGATGACTGATGAGACGAGAGGAGACGACCTGCGTTTGACTGGTTTGGAAGGGCAGTGCAGTGGGAAGAAAGGAACAAAAAGTTGGAGCGATAAGTGTCGACCGCCTACAGGATATGGCTCGGTAAAAAGCTCATATATCCGAGCCCACAATTCTTACTCTCGCAGCGTGTGCTCAACAAACAAGCTTAATTACATTATGTTAGCTGACCAACTTACAGTAACGCCGCACACGGTTTCTTCACAGAAAGATTGCAAGGTCGAGCTTTGATcggaaagaggaacattggagcaTTGATGCCTCGCCAAGCCTATATATGTTGAGCATTGATCAGAAAGAGGAACATGGATGCGTGCCGCGTGCGATCAGCTCGGAGAAGTTGATATTCCTGGCTTCCTGCATCTTTTCATACAGCTAGCTATATCCAACAGAGGAAAGGAAAGGATGACGGGGGCAACCATATATGTGATGGGTGTGATATGTTGGcagccttttcaaacttcaaagtgCTGACGTACGAATCGCTCCTCTTCATCTTTCCTTGAAACGATCGATCCATCGATTGCCGGCCATGCTTTTTCGCCGTGGACTAAAAGCTCCACAAAATGGCAATGATAAAGTTAGACGTTAGGGCATCTCCATCGGCCCGCTGCATTTCAGACACAAACAGGTGATCCCGCTGCATTTCAGACCGACCGTTTCCGTCCGTGAGTGCCCCCAATGGCAAGACGTATTATATTGTTCCCACATTTTTCATTTAAGTAAAATAATTTACATAATGTTAAAAATATAAAACATGAAAACATAAAGCAGGCCATAGCCTgctaaaaccctaaccctagcctacTCCTCGCCATCGCTAGGCACCTAGGTTAGGTCGACGACGTTCGAGATCGCCAGGCAGCTGCACTTCGCCCCAGCCGTCGCACGGCATCCAGTTCGCATAGAACAACCGCGTGATGGGGGCAATAAGGGGGACCCTCATCCGCTGCTTCTCCTCCGCCAGCTGCGACGGTCCTGCCTCATGGTCGTtcctcttcttgcccatggcatGGCGGTGGCGCGCTATgacattggtttgtttgggtgcaAGCGCGGCTAGGGAGGTGTGGGAAATGCAAGATGTTGCTAGTGGCGTTTTAAGAACGGACGGGTACGGGGCATGAAGATGTGTGCCATTGATGGCGGCGCAGAAGGTCAGCCGTCGCCCGCCAGATCTGGCGCAGCATCTGAAAACCAACTATGTCTACGATGCAATACCAATGTTTCTTCTCAAAACATGCAATGGAAGCAACTTATCAACTAAAAAATGACCTCTACTAGTGGTCACGTACATTTAAAAGATAACATTGTCACATAACAGACGATTTCTATTAAGGAAAGCATATGGTTTATTCAAGCTATTGTTCAACCATGCACAATTCAGCCAAACACTCAGTCTTGCCGAGCTCGCTTCACCAAACGACCCAGCCGTCCGTTACTTTTTTGTTCAATAACTATCATCCTCAACAGTTGTCGATCCTCCTGGGTTCTTGGTATGAAAACTTGTTTGTATTAAACCCTTATCTGCGCCTGCCCAAGAAAGATTACTCTCAAGCTCAAGGATCATCACTGGATCAAGTACTATCAAAGCATAACATAACTTGACTAAACTTTTACGCCTTATGTTCTCGAAAGGTTAGCATTTCAAGGACCACGGGGGAAGAAAGGGTATGCACACATTTGAAAGAAGAGTAAGAGCTACATTAGCTTTCGTTAGTTTGTAATGATCACACTTGTTAATTGTCAGCAGAATCAATATAGTGCTAAAAACAACATTTGCATATATGTTAACTTTCCGTGCACAGATGCAAATGTAATCCTGAAAAAATCGAATGAAATAGGTATCTACCACATTATGTGGATAATATATGTGCAGAAACATTGATGAAACTGTAACTAGGAAGATTAAAATATTATTTAGCCGGATTGTTCAACTAAATTACCTTCATTCGTCACTGATGAGATTCCAAGGTTTTGAGAATGAACTTTCCAATCACCAGAAATGAACTTGAAAAATGGAGCAACTGCAACGACTCTGGCAGTTAGCAAATGCAGCAGGTAACCAAACATTGATGAACTGCAAACAACATCAAGCCTAATAAAAGAGCACAGTTATGAACTACTTCCTTCATTCCGAATTATAAGATGTTTAGCTTTTTCCGAATCAtacgtatctagacatatttcaatGTATCTTTTCACTCATTTCGGTTCTTATGTAGTCCACATTGGGGCAGCGGTTGATTGTTGTCGAGTCAATTAGCCCCGGGCGACCCAAACCCTAGAAAAAAAAGCCGGCCGATCTTCCTCCTCCGGGCCGCTGCCGCCACCGGAGTCGGCGGTGGCGGCCGCACCTGGTTACCAAAGGAGGGGGCGGTGGTGGCGCGCCCTATGGACTCCCCTTCGAGCGGAGGCGGGGTCTTTCAGGGGCGGCGACGGTGGGCGGCGGGTCTGGTGGCGGTGGCCTTCGGCTACGTCatctggatcatggtgaaaatcggcggggaagaggaggacgacagcGTCAGATCAGCCGGCGGCGGCAAAGATCCAAGGTCGCGAGGCGGCGGCAATGAGGCTTGGCCAGGATTTCCTAGCGGGCAGCAGCCGGCCGTCTCCGCGTTGTGGGAGTGCGTAGCCGCTCTCCTGTTGGCTTTCGGTCTCCACCGAGCgggttggaggaggaagatggactGCGGTTCCTAGCCATGGTGGCGGCGTGCGGGCCGGCCGTTCCGACTTTCATGGTGGTGGTCCAAGGTTCTTCTTTCtcgaagatgaagaccttccggATGCCGATCTTTCTTCATCTAGCCAGAGTGATGAATTCTGGAAGGCTCCGACGGCGAATGGAAtagtgcatcttttgcctggagtccacaggatcgggtggtattcggtagcgcgcacccatgtttttattccgaccgattggttccggagggagcgacGTGAAGCTCTGTTCTATGTTGACATCAAGatactttttggtccatggtgaagtcagaagaagagaatatcatgaaggctggATTGGGGACTAGCTagaggaggttcaagtctccacgATGTTGAGGAACTTGATTGGTGTTCGGGGTTTCgcagcagtggtatgaaagtggaggcggcagcacatgtgaagttcagagtcctacctttcagggtgaaaacccaaggtctgaccttaactggttgtgtctggcaatgaccttgttggaggtatTCTTTTGAGAGCGGGACTATctttagggtgaaaacctaagatctttgatcgggtgaCGACGGCactggtgcactgttcccttcttggaggcgtcgtttttggagagtctataTTTCAAGTGTTGTCTTGGTGATGGATCcatactgccattagggtgttgcGATGTTGCATAGGCTGGGTGTAGTTGgtttcttttgatattaatatattttattTACCGAAAAATGTAGTCCACATTAAAATCCAAAACATCATATAATTTCAAACGGACTAATACTAGGCAAATACATCAGGCAATTAACGGAGCAACCAACAAAATAATAATTGCAAGCTGAACTTAAGGGGAAGAATTTTTCGCCTAGATCTTCTAATTAATGACCACAAAAGTGGGGAAACCATGTGATAAAAACCTAAAGAAGGGGAAGACACAGATTGAACAAGTACAAAATTATGAACATACGCAGGATAATAATACTATATATAAAAGCTGAAGGGGTTTGCCCTCACCACATTGATTCAGGCACTGTTCATGTGCATATGAACAGTACTCTAGCCATTTTTTTCGTTTTCTTTTAGAATATTTTTTAGATTTCCTGATTCTAATTTTTTAGAGTTTTCGATAATGATTTCTCTAGCAATTTCTCGTGTTAACTATTAAGCAGTAATTTTTCGTGAGGCTGTAATTACATGTATTTTTCGAAAAGTGATTTCTTGAATCAATGCTATAGTAGTAATTTTCCAGATCGCACATTTCTACGACGGTAATTTCTCAACGGCCCACAAGCGTCGTAGTTTCTACATATTTGGTGCATATTTCTACGACGGTAATTCTCAACGGCCCACAAGCGTCGTAGTTTCTACATATTTGGTGGCACCACAATGGTAGGGCGCTGTTCCGGGCCTGTATTTTTTTTCAAGATTTTCTTTTGGACTTTTCTCTAAAAAACTTTGTACAAATATTCAACTCTCGAAGTAATTTCTCACGTTAACTATTTGGCAATATCTTTTTGCGAGACGGTCATTACCTCTAGGCACCACAACTAACTACTTATATTTAATCCAAAAACGATTTCTCCATACAAATTTTGAACAACCCCCTAGGCACCACAACTAACTACTTATATTTAATCCAAAAACGATTTCTCCATACAAATTTTGAACAACCTAATAGTAATTATTTCAGAGCGTATATTTCTGCGATGGTAATTCCTTCATGGCGAACTAGCGTGGTACTTTCTGAATGAATCTTCAATCTCAACCGTAGGTCTGCACAGTAATTGACTTCCAGTAATTTTCACGGGTGCATAATTCTTCGGCGGTAGTTTAAAAAACCCGATCATTCGCCACCTCTTTTACACGGAGAAAATAATATTGTGTTCACCTAATGTACTATCAAAAATATACTTACTCCACCGTCCGTCACCTCTCACATGGGAAGAATACTATTAGCTTCTTCTACGGCCTCTTTCAGCTGGAGAAAATACTACCATTTTCTTTTGTAGAAACTCCGAAAACAAAAAATACTACACCATCTGTCGCCTATTTTAGTCGAcgaaaatactacgtccttctttCAACCAGTGTGTGTTATCCTCGCTCTGGACACTGCAGCTATTGTGTAGTGCTATTAGCAAACTATTCTCTCTCTTTTCATCGCCCTACAATCATCCAATGTTTTTGACCATAATAACCTCTTTTTCATCGCCTCATGATTAGCGATATCCTCCTTTATGATTTCTTCCCTTTGACCACCGAAAATAGCAAAGGATATTGTTTCAAACAGGTGATTTTACACTTTTATTCTTTATCTTTTTCCCGATAGAAGATTTTGACCCTTCCACTTTTGCCTCTTCTTCCCACAATTGAGATCCCTGTTAAGGAAGAATATCTTGCTCGTGCTTTTTTGCGAATAAATTGCTCTACTTTTTTTAGAGATACCTATGGCCCTACAATACCACACCAACATAGCcaagggcgcggcgtgccgccgcggcaAACTTCCTAGTATGGATAACTGGAGACAAGATGTTTAGACACTGATCTTTTAAAATAACCTGTTACAAATAGGGGCAGTGATGTTCTAGGTTGCTACAAGTGCAGGACTCCAAATATAAAATTACTTCCCGATACCTAAGTTGaaaagtattatcataaaaccaaGCCGCAAAAGGGCAGAATACAAAAGCATGGCAAGTTATAAATTACTGGGAGACTGGAACATATTCCTGCATGCTATCTCTATAATCAAATGATGCATTCAGCTACTTGGCGAACTGAGCAGATGGTTATCCAAACTTACAACCAGGCAAGGGTGTCGGAATAATTTACCAGAAAAATGAACTGATGATGTGGCATGGCCTTCAGCATTATCTGTGGAGCTGCCGAGCATAGGCCGCACGTCCGGAGCATCAGGACTACCTGCAACGTGTTCAGCTGTCAAAATGGGATCAGCTCGACAGAGGCATCCCAAAGTTCTTATTTCTAACAAGATCTTAATTTGAACATTATTTGCACTCTTATATTTTAAAGAATTTTTTTCTCAATCACAGCATCATGATTGTTTAAAGATACACATGCACAAAACATAGCATGGTGAATGCAAGTATTCAAACGAAGGTAAACATCCACTACTAAACCTCCCTAAAAATGCTTCCATTGCCAAACCACTGTTTAATTTTGCTGTAACTTCATCATTATTTCCATTGTTATAATTTTAGTAAAATCTATTAGACAGCACTTTGTAAATGGTCAAAAGAAAATCTCCTTCATTCTGCGTGGGCATGTTTGGTTTTAATGTaatatatttatgttttaaatgtTCTTAGAATAAGGGGCAGGGGAAATTTCAGTACGGCCTCCTATCCATATTACTTGTTTGCTTATATGGATATATCTTGAACTAAAATGTATCTAGGTAAATCCATATTAGCGACAAGTAATATGCATGGGAGGAAAGCAGTAGTACTTTTTAAAATAAAAAATCTGGTAGCACGTGTCCGTAACATCTAAACCATAGTGCATCATCAAGCAATAACATTTTGGCCAACCTGCCATGGAAGCCATTACTCGATGAGTTGGTTCGCCTTTGGATGGCAGAGGGCCTTGTTGATTCGAGCAACCAGAACAAGAGAGTGGAAGATATGCTGAAAGGTATTCGAACATCATCAAAACACGGATTTATGAATTGCCAAGATAACTGTGTACTCTTTCTTTACCACTTACAGTCACTTCAGTTAAATGACAAGAGAGTTTGTTGCCTTACAAAATATGCTAAGGGAAGTTACGGCATCTTGAAGGGCATGATGGTAGAATATACAGGTGTCGTAGCTTAAGAAAATAGTGCAAATATGGCCAAAAATGGACTTGCATGAGAGTAAACAACCAGTTAAGAGCCCAGATGGTAAGTTGAGACAGTGGCAAGTGACTAGGCTATAGATGTGGTGGACAAATCAATTCTGAAGTTTACCTTCATTTACACTTGGTTGAGATGCATAACTTAGATTATACCCTCTACGTAGGCCAGCCTGAAATGTTTGATCTGAAGATCACACAAGTTCATCAGTGCAAACAGAACAGTACAGCAataaaaacttttttttttcgcCCAGCAACCAAACGGTGGAGTATAAACAGTATATTCCGTGGAAATACAAGACACATGAAGAGCAGAGGCTAGTTTTACCAAGGAAATCCACCAACATTTCCAGCGCGTCATTGTTTGACTctgttggattattaggcaatttccgtgtgagtttaattatcgaaagcaacattacagatgcacaagcatacttaaccatacacatcagactaagcacatgcatcagatctgaacatggaataagtagcagtgcaaggtaggagagggaaatcacgtacatcgcgaccgggaaggtcgcaccagcagtagcaccaccaccaccatgggagttgttgatgtcgcccatggtgtagtcgtagTCGTTGATGAAGCAGACGGACCGGCGAAGATgaacacgaacagcagcgagcagtcgcgccgagacgctccccaaaaaccttatcgctcgtctcccggtgcaggatctcaacggacggagtttcggaggcctgctctcccggacggctgtgcacgcagtcgccgggatggggaagactagagagtagcacagcaaaaggaacttcacgagagagagagatctaagaacactgtttccagatctgatcgtctccttgtatagcctgggaggaagccgacccgcccgcgttgacacgcgtaggaagccagggacacgcggcgagcatgcacatgcaggccgacacgtacccaacacagttggtgcaccaagcaaaaatttaggcttccttgagtgtgtctcgaactcgaactcgagtcacgaaacgcgacgtgcgtgcgtgacgtgACGTGCCGTGCCGAGCCGAGACggccgggcggaggaggaggagtgcgcgagggctccttctattctcactcacttggaaggagtagaacagcagcccttatataccactccaactctctcccaactaacaatgtgggactaaacttttgttccccaaggctgtcccaagctgccaacgtgatgggccttgagatttcaggaattgtagaccacatgggctgccttat
This region of Lolium perenne isolate Kyuss_39 chromosome 2, Kyuss_2.0, whole genome shotgun sequence genomic DNA includes:
- the LOC127322795 gene encoding fasciclin-like arabinogalactan protein 2, whose amino-acid sequence is MAALFVLVLVLAVSGCAAGDDEAMLPRLKLRDVSMNGCGSFVSLLNVTANATDTSHFQRRILLGGGGGFAVFCPDVAWQGLVGLMSKNGCGSFAGLLSATASAAEIFQEHLLGGGGLTVFCPDDKAVAAFDPTFRSLAAGDRVAVLLYHGVAACYGRERFKGFNYVSVHTLAEDAATKKNQAITVRDEGGALALWPAPPSYPNGGAWVTKTASEEAPLAVYVVDTVLLPSTVACIGYLGWLRCSIAPFSDWIMPICIMSSAGGLVGALLGVLIAEFLIPID